AGGAAGGGATCATCCCGGCGCTGGAGCCGTCCCACGCGCTGGCCCATGTCAGCAAGATCGCGCCCGACCTGCCGAAAGACCATCTCCTGGTGATGAACATGTGCGGACGCGGCGACAAGGACGTCTTCACCGTCGCCGAGGCGCTGGGGGTGAAGCTTTGAGTAGGGCGTCCGACTCAGGCCGCATCCGTGGCCGTTTCGAGGCCCTGAAAGCCGCTGGGCGCGGCGGGCTGGTCACCTTCGTGACCGCCGGGGACCCGGACCGCGAGACCTCGATGAAGATCCTCGAAGGCCTGCCGGGCGCCGGCGCCGACCTGATCGAACTGGGCATGCCCTTTACTGACCCCATGGCCGACGGGCCGGCGATCCAGGCCTCGAGCCAGCGCGCCCTCAAGGCTGGCATCCGGCTGTCGGAGATCCTCGAGATGGTCGCGACCTTCCGCCGCGCCGACGCAGAGACGCCGGTGGTGCTGATGGGCTACTACAACCCGATCTACAGCTTCGGTGTCGAGAAGTTCCTGAGCCAGGCGCGCGCCGCCGGGGTCGACGGCCTGATCGTGGTCGACCTGCCGCCCGAGGAAGACGAGGAGCTCTGCCTGCCCGCGCTCGCCGCCGGCATCAACTTTATTCGGCTGACGACGCCGACGACCGACGACGAACGCCTGCCCGTGGTCTTGGAAAACACCAGCGGCTTCGTATATTACGTATCAATCACGGGCATCACCGGTACGCGCTCGGCCGAGGGCGGAGACGTTCGCGCCGCCGTGGCGCGGCTGAAGCGCCATACCGATCTTCCGGTCGCGGTCGGATTCGGCATCAAGACCCCCGAACAGGCCGCTGCCATCGCCGAGGCGGCCGACGCGGCCGTCGTCGGTTCCGCCCTGGTCGAACAGGTCCGCGTGAACCTGGCCGAAGACGGGCGGGCCGCATCAAACCTGGTGAACCAGGTGCTCGCCTCCGTGAGCGCTCTGGCCCAGGGCGTAAGAGGCTGAGGCGCCTGAACTTGGAACGCCGTCCATGAGCTGGATATCCAACTACGTCCGCCCGAAGATCCGGGCGCTGGTCAATCGCACCGCCGACGACAGCACGGAAAACCTCTGGGAGAAGTGCCCGAGCTGCGGCCAGATGATCTTCCATCGGGAGCTCGCCAACAACCTGCGGGTCTGTCCCCACTGCGCCCACCACATGCGAATCTCGGTGAGCGAACGGCTCGACATGCTTTTCGACGACGGAAAGTACGAGCGCGTGGCCTTGCCGGACAACCAGATCGATCCGCTCAAGTTCCGCGACCGCAAGCGCTACACCGAACGGCTGCGCGAGGCCGCGGCCAAGACCGGCGAGAAGGACGCGATCCTGGTCGCCGAGGGCGAGGTCGGCGGCCACCCCCTGGTCGTCGCGGTCTTGAACTTCGCGTTCATCGGCGGGTCCATGGGGATCGCCGTGGGCGAGGGGATCGTGACCGCGGCCGAGCGCGCGGTGTCCAAGGAGGCGGGGCTCCTCGTCGTCGCGACATCGGGCGGCGCGCGCATGCAGGAGGGCATACTCTCGCTGATGCAGATGCCGCGCACGGTGATCGCGGTCGACATGGTCAAAGAAGCCGGCCTGCCTTACCTGGTGCTGTTGGCCGATCCGACCACCGGCGGTGTGTCAGCGTCCTTCGCCATGCTGGGCGACATCGCGATCGCCGAGCCCGGCGCGGTGATCGGTTTCGCCGGCCAGCGCGTGATCGAGGAGACGATCCGCGAGAAGCTGCCCGAGGGCTTCCAGCGGGCGGAATACCTGCTGGAGCACGGCATGGTCGACATGGTCGTGCAACGCGGCGAGCTGCGCGAGACCTTGACGCGCATCCTCTCGCTCTTGCGCCACAAGGTGCCGGCGGGTACGACGGCGCTGACCCTAGGCGACAGCGAGATCGAAATCCCCCATGGCGTCCCCCACAGCGGCCATCACGCAGAGTCCGGAGAGCGCCCCCCGGCCGAGTGACGTCATCCTGGAGCGGCTCGGGCGGCTGCATCCCAAGGTCATCGATCTCTCCCTCGGCCGCATGGAGCGGCTGCTCTATCGCCTCGGCAGCCCCGAGCGCCAGCTGCCGCCCGTGGTCCACGTCGCCGGCACCAATGGCAAGGGGTCGGTCATCGCCTACCTCGCCGCCATGCTGCGCAGCGCCGGCCGCCGCGTCCACGTCTATACCTCGCCCCACCTGGTCAGGTTCCACGAGCGCATCGCGCTCGACGGGCGGCCGATCGAAGAGCCGGCGCTGCTGGCGCTGCTCCAGGAGTGCGAGGCGGCCAACGGGCCGTCGCCGATCACCTTCTTCGAGATCACCACCGCGGCGGCCTTTCTCGCCTTCGCGCGGCACCCGGCCGATATCCTTCTGCTTGAAACCGGTCTGGGCGGCCGGCTCGACGCGACCAACGTGGTCGACGATCCGCTGCTTACCGTGATCACGCCGGTCTCGATCGACCACGTAGACTTTCTCGGCGGCACCCTGCCCGAGATCGCCGGCGAGAAGGCGGGGATCCTCAAGCCCGGTGTGCCGGCCGTGATCGGCCGGCAGCCGGCCGAGGCGCTGGCCGTCATCGAGCGCCGCGCGGCGGCCCTCGGCGCGCCGCTCAGCCGGGCCGGCCGCGAGTGGGACGGCCGGCGCACGGACGACGGCCTCTCCTTTACCGGGCGCCGCGGCCCGCAGCGCTATCCGGCGCCCGGCCTGCCCGGCGCGCACCAGGTCGACAATGCCGCGCTCGCGGTCGCCGCGGCGGAACACCTCGAATCCTTCGGGCTGGGATCGCGGGCCAGGGCCGAAGGCCTGCGGAAGCCGCGCTGGCCGGCGCGCCTGCAGCGCCTGACCCGCGGCCCGCTGCCCGACCTGCTGCCCGAAGGCTGGGAGCTCTGGCTCGACGGCGGTCACAACGCGGCGGCCGGCCTGGCGCTGGCCGAGACGCTGGGTACCTGGGACGACAAGCCGCTGCACCTCGTGCTCGGCATGATGAACTCGAAATCGGTGGCCGATTTCATCGCCCCCCTCGGCGCGCGCGCGGCGCGCCTGCGGACGGTCGCGATCCCGGAGCAGGTCAACACGCTGAGCGCGGTCGCGGCGGCGGCCGAGGCCCGCAACGCGGGACTGTCGGCCGAACCCGCGGAGGGACTCGCGGCGGCCGTCGCGGCCCTCGTTGCCGAGGGCGGCGGCCCGGGCCGCGTCTTGATCTGCGGGTCGCTCTACCTGGCCGGAACGGTTCTGCGCGAGAACGGCTGATTCCGTTTGTCCGCGGCCCGCGCCTGCCCCAAAAAAGCCGGCGGCCCCGCGCCGCCGGGCGCGAGGCCGCCATGACACTTGTCAGCTCAGGGGATCAGAGCAGGGACTCGACCCACTCCTGGAGCTGGGTCTTCGAAACAGCGCCGATCTTGTTGCCGGCGACCGCGCCGTCCTTGAACAGGATCAGGGTCGGCAGGCCCTTTACGCCGTACTTCTGCGGCGTCATGGGATTCTCGTCGATGTTGATCTTGGCGACCGTCATGCGGCCGTCCATCTCGCCGGCGATCTCTTCCAGCGCAGGGGCGATCGCCTTGCAGGGGCCGCACCATTCGGCCCAGAAGTCGACCAGCACGGGGCTGTCCGCCTTCAAGACGTCCTTTTCGAAGCTCGCGTCACTGGTGCTGGTGGTTTTCATCTCTTCGTCCCTATGACCGTGGTCTCCGCTTCCGGTCTTCGCGGGACCCGATTCGGAGCGCAGCGATCATTTAATGAGCCCCCCCTCGGAGCGTCAAGGGAACTGACTTGCAAGGAGATCATGGCTGAGTGGCATGATTCGCGGGCCATCGGTCCACAGCAGGCAGGTGTCTATGGCCCTGCCCGGGTAGATTTCCGCGAGTATCCGCCGGTAGAGCGCCATCTGGGCGAGGTAGACCTGCGGAACCTCGGCCGGGTCCCGTGGCGCGGGGCGGTTGGTCTTGTAGTCCACGACCATGACCCGGTCCGTGCCGACCACCAGGCGGTCGACCTGGCCGGAAACCGCTTCCGGGCCTCCGGGGCCCTCGATCACCCCGGTCAGCGCCACTTCGGCCCGGCTATCGGGACCGAACAGCGGCGCGAAGGCCTCTTCCTCGAGAATGGCCAGGGTCTCGGCCAGGATCTCGTCGCGCTCGCCGGGCTCCAGTCCGTGAACGGCGCTGTCCAGGAAGGCCCGCCCGGCCTCGCGGCGCCGTCCCGCGGGCAGCTCGGGCAGACTCTCCAGCAGGCGGTGCACCAGAAGGCCGCGGCGGAAGCGCCGGCCGGGGTCCGCGCTCAGCGGCGACAGGCTGGGCGGGTCGGCTGCGCGCGGCCGCGAGGGGGCCAAGGGTCGGGGCGGGGACGGCTCCGGCGGCGCCGGATCGGCGATCCACGGAGGCGGCGCCACCGGGGCGGCGACCTTCTCCCGCCGCCCGCCCAACTCCGGCGCGGCGTCCTGGTCGTGGGCGAGGCGCAGCCCCGGACCCGCCCAGCCGTCTGCCATCAGTGCCTTGAAATCGTAGCTCGTCTCTTCGGCAATATCGGCAAGGGCGTTTCGCACCAGGCTGTACCAGCATTTCTCCCGCCTGCCCTGAAGAGTCTCCCAGCCGGCGATATAGAGGCGGTCCTCGGCGCGGGTCATGGCGACATAGAGCAGCCGGCGGTACTCCTCCTTGCGCGTCGCCTCCACCGCCGCCCGCGCCCGGCCGGCCAGCTTGCCGTCGAAAGCCTTGCGCAACGGCCAGACCACGGCGCCGTCTTCCTCGGACCACAGCAGGCCGGTCTTGGGCTGCGGTTCCTGCATGGTGTCCGGCAGGATCACCACGGGCGCCTGCAGGCCCTTGGCCCCGTGCACTGTCATGACTCGGACGCTGTCGCCGCCCAGCTCCATGTCCCGTTTAACCTCCAGATTGCTCGCTTCCAGCCAATGGAGAAAGCCCTCCAGGGTCGGCGTCTCGGTGCGTTCGTAGGCGAGCGCCTGGGACAGGAACTCCTCGATCGGATCGCGGGCCTCCTGCCCGAGGTTGGCGGCCAGAGCGGCACGGCCGCCGCCCGGACCCAGCAGCCCGGCGTAGAACTCGTAGGGCCGGAGGGCGACGGCATCCGAGCGTAGGGCCTCGAGCCGTTCGTGGGCCGAGCGGATCGCCGGGTCTTCCTCGGCGCGGCGCGGCAGCTCGGCCCAGAGCGGGCCGCGCCGATCGTGGGCCAGCCGGAACAGCTGGTCCTCGTCCAGGCCGAACAGAGGGCCCTTGAGCACCGTGGCCAGGGTCAGGTCGTCCTCGGGCATCAGCAGGCAGCGGCCGAGGGCGATCAGGTCCATGATCGCCATCTGCTCGGTCAGCACCATCCGGTCGGCCCCGGCCACGGGAACGCCTTCCTGTTTCAGGGCCCGTACCATCGCGTCGAAGAAATGATTGCGCCGCCG
This genomic interval from Kiloniellales bacterium contains the following:
- the trpA gene encoding tryptophan synthase subunit alpha — translated: MSRASDSGRIRGRFEALKAAGRGGLVTFVTAGDPDRETSMKILEGLPGAGADLIELGMPFTDPMADGPAIQASSQRALKAGIRLSEILEMVATFRRADAETPVVLMGYYNPIYSFGVEKFLSQARAAGVDGLIVVDLPPEEDEELCLPALAAGINFIRLTTPTTDDERLPVVLENTSGFVYYVSITGITGTRSAEGGDVRAAVARLKRHTDLPVAVGFGIKTPEQAAAIAEAADAAVVGSALVEQVRVNLAEDGRAASNLVNQVLASVSALAQGVRG
- the accD gene encoding acetyl-CoA carboxylase, carboxyltransferase subunit beta; this encodes MSWISNYVRPKIRALVNRTADDSTENLWEKCPSCGQMIFHRELANNLRVCPHCAHHMRISVSERLDMLFDDGKYERVALPDNQIDPLKFRDRKRYTERLREAAAKTGEKDAILVAEGEVGGHPLVVAVLNFAFIGGSMGIAVGEGIVTAAERAVSKEAGLLVVATSGGARMQEGILSLMQMPRTVIAVDMVKEAGLPYLVLLADPTTGGVSASFAMLGDIAIAEPGAVIGFAGQRVIEETIREKLPEGFQRAEYLLEHGMVDMVVQRGELRETLTRILSLLRHKVPAGTTALTLGDSEIEIPHGVPHSGHHAESGERPPAE
- a CDS encoding folylpolyglutamate synthase/dihydrofolate synthase family protein, whose product is MASPTAAITQSPESAPRPSDVILERLGRLHPKVIDLSLGRMERLLYRLGSPERQLPPVVHVAGTNGKGSVIAYLAAMLRSAGRRVHVYTSPHLVRFHERIALDGRPIEEPALLALLQECEAANGPSPITFFEITTAAAFLAFARHPADILLLETGLGGRLDATNVVDDPLLTVITPVSIDHVDFLGGTLPEIAGEKAGILKPGVPAVIGRQPAEALAVIERRAAALGAPLSRAGREWDGRRTDDGLSFTGRRGPQRYPAPGLPGAHQVDNAALAVAAAEHLESFGLGSRARAEGLRKPRWPARLQRLTRGPLPDLLPEGWELWLDGGHNAAAGLALAETLGTWDDKPLHLVLGMMNSKSVADFIAPLGARAARLRTVAIPEQVNTLSAVAAAAEARNAGLSAEPAEGLAAAVAALVAEGGGPGRVLICGSLYLAGTVLRENG
- the trxA gene encoding thioredoxin TrxA, translating into MKTTSTSDASFEKDVLKADSPVLVDFWAEWCGPCKAIAPALEEIAGEMDGRMTVAKINIDENPMTPQKYGVKGLPTLILFKDGAVAGNKIGAVSKTQLQEWVESLL